One window of Dysgonomonas mossii genomic DNA carries:
- a CDS encoding tetratricopeptide repeat protein, with translation MRKLLLVITLASGLHLAHAQKSVYTELPGRLFSQGKEMFLNNNYVGCINTLQEFKNQSKDIKLMEEADYMIVSSLFYQGKAGDGTILKDFLDDYPESYHRNQISFFTGSIHFQQKDWNKALHWFSQVDIDYLSVSEQEVYSYRMAYASLQKGDRKEAKNLFGLLSRNSKKYAEPASYYLAYANFQEGEYDQAIATFRKLKSKPEYKENATFFLIQSEFLQGNMNGTISEGQDFISSYPGSKNIGEVYRLLGSSYYRLGNIQNAIRNYEQYRATTSTPFREDMYQLAEAYYQTGAYGNAVEALKDVASTTDKLGQAGQMLLGQSYLKLNDTQNAVMAFEAAARSEFDPSISEGALYNNVMIRNRDGGGAFGEAITASQRFLAQYPNSKYTSAVSGALASTLLSSKNYSTALAAINSIKSPDRQILEAKQIILFQSGVQNFIDKRYDLAANDFNATINMGSYNAEVRSEAYFWRGDIAYRSADYGSAARDYTAYIGQASPSQNNYPLALYNLAYAQFQDKVYSSALNNFKKYISAERSKQSPNYSDALNRVGDINLYNRNFSEAERYYAQAVSSNPENADYSEFQKAFVLGLQRNYSGKVTALNSMMAKYPNSQYIDDALYEKSRALVMQNKEQEAISVLEKMLKDHPKSNLAQKAGVQLGQLYFNTNNPRKSAEAYKQVIANYPNSEEARTAIESLEAVYKDMNDISSYASYVNSLGKGTILSSNRQDSLTYLAAENIYMKGRKDESKIAFNKYLQAYPNGVFASDTHFYLGDMAFEAKDFDKALTHFNEVINSNNPKYIANALVFASGIEFDRKNYEAAYAAYEHLNMVASNTENKDIAQLGMLRCAYLLKKDNEVVAAASKILQGAKAAPAVANEARFYRGKSYINLKKNDEAATDLQAVAKDTRSAFGAEAQFLLADMYYKWKSYDKAEKQVLAFMKEGTPYQYWMARAVVVLSDAYVAKGDKFSARQYLESLQANYKGSEADIKTMIDERLSALK, from the coding sequence ATGAGAAAACTGCTATTAGTTATCACCCTTGCATCGGGCTTACATTTGGCTCACGCTCAGAAGTCAGTGTACACAGAACTGCCCGGAAGGCTATTTTCGCAAGGCAAAGAAATGTTCTTAAACAATAACTATGTAGGATGTATCAATACACTACAGGAATTTAAGAACCAGTCGAAAGATATAAAACTGATGGAAGAAGCAGACTATATGATTGTCAGCTCCTTATTTTATCAGGGCAAAGCCGGTGACGGAACAATTTTGAAAGATTTTCTTGACGATTATCCCGAATCTTATCACCGCAATCAGATCAGTTTCTTTACAGGATCAATTCATTTTCAACAAAAAGATTGGAACAAAGCCCTTCATTGGTTTTCACAAGTGGATATCGATTACCTATCGGTAAGCGAGCAAGAAGTCTACAGCTACCGCATGGCGTATGCCAGCCTCCAAAAGGGAGACAGAAAAGAAGCTAAAAACCTATTCGGACTATTGTCTCGCAATAGTAAAAAATATGCAGAGCCGGCATCCTACTATCTGGCTTATGCCAATTTTCAGGAAGGAGAATACGATCAGGCTATCGCTACATTCCGAAAGCTGAAAAGCAAACCCGAATACAAGGAAAATGCAACATTTTTCCTCATACAAAGTGAGTTCCTGCAAGGTAATATGAACGGGACGATAAGCGAAGGACAAGACTTTATCTCGTCGTATCCGGGCAGTAAAAACATCGGAGAAGTATATCGCCTGCTAGGCAGCAGCTACTACCGCCTTGGCAACATACAGAATGCCATCCGCAACTATGAACAATATCGTGCCACTACATCTACACCTTTCCGTGAAGATATGTATCAACTGGCAGAAGCATACTACCAAACAGGTGCGTATGGTAATGCCGTAGAAGCACTTAAAGATGTAGCTTCTACAACCGACAAACTGGGACAAGCAGGACAGATGCTTCTGGGACAGTCTTATCTGAAACTAAACGACACACAGAATGCCGTTATGGCTTTTGAAGCTGCCGCACGCTCCGAGTTCGACCCTTCTATCAGCGAAGGTGCATTATACAACAACGTAATGATACGCAACAGAGACGGAGGAGGTGCTTTTGGCGAAGCTATCACAGCATCGCAACGTTTCCTTGCTCAGTATCCAAATTCGAAATATACGAGTGCAGTAAGCGGAGCTCTGGCTTCCACATTGCTTTCGTCCAAAAACTATAGCACTGCCCTTGCTGCCATCAACAGCATCAAGTCGCCCGATCGTCAGATATTGGAAGCTAAACAAATTATATTATTCCAGTCGGGTGTTCAAAACTTCATCGACAAGCGTTACGACCTTGCCGCCAACGATTTCAATGCAACCATCAATATGGGTAGCTACAATGCCGAAGTGCGCAGCGAAGCATACTTCTGGAGGGGAGACATAGCCTATCGCAGTGCCGACTATGGCTCTGCAGCCAGAGATTATACGGCTTACATTGGTCAGGCTTCCCCTTCGCAAAACAATTATCCGCTTGCTCTATACAACTTGGCTTACGCACAGTTTCAGGACAAAGTTTATTCTTCTGCTTTGAATAACTTCAAAAAATATATTTCGGCAGAAAGAAGCAAGCAATCGCCAAACTATTCCGATGCCCTCAACCGCGTCGGGGATATAAACCTCTACAACAGAAACTTCTCTGAGGCAGAAAGATACTATGCGCAAGCCGTATCTTCAAACCCTGAGAATGCCGATTATTCTGAATTCCAAAAAGCATTTGTATTGGGATTGCAACGCAACTATTCGGGAAAAGTAACGGCACTGAACAGTATGATGGCAAAATATCCGAATTCGCAATACATAGACGATGCACTGTACGAAAAGAGCCGTGCATTGGTAATGCAAAACAAAGAACAGGAAGCAATCTCGGTTCTTGAAAAAATGCTCAAAGACCATCCAAAATCCAATCTGGCACAAAAAGCCGGAGTACAACTCGGACAGTTATACTTCAACACCAACAACCCTCGCAAGTCGGCAGAAGCCTACAAGCAGGTAATTGCCAACTATCCGAATTCGGAAGAAGCACGTACTGCCATAGAAAGCCTTGAAGCAGTTTACAAAGATATGAACGACATCAGCTCTTATGCTTCATATGTCAACTCGTTGGGTAAAGGCACAATCCTTTCGTCCAACCGTCAGGACTCACTCACTTATCTGGCTGCCGAAAACATATATATGAAAGGTCGCAAAGATGAGTCGAAAATAGCATTCAACAAATACCTGCAAGCATATCCTAACGGGGTATTTGCCAGCGATACACACTTCTATCTGGGCGATATGGCATTCGAAGCTAAAGATTTCGATAAAGCACTCACCCACTTCAACGAAGTTATAAACTCAAACAACCCGAAATACATTGCCAATGCCTTGGTGTTTGCATCGGGAATAGAGTTCGACCGCAAAAACTATGAAGCTGCCTATGCCGCTTACGAGCACCTGAATATGGTGGCATCCAATACCGAAAACAAAGACATTGCCCAACTGGGTATGTTGCGTTGTGCTTATCTTCTGAAAAAAGATAACGAGGTAGTAGCTGCCGCAAGCAAAATATTGCAAGGAGCAAAAGCAGCTCCTGCCGTAGCCAACGAAGCCAGATTCTACAGAGGAAAATCGTATATCAACCTAAAGAAGAACGACGAAGCAGCCACAGACTTGCAGGCAGTAGCCAAAGATACTCGCAGCGCATTCGGAGCCGAAGCTCAGTTCTTACTGGCAGATATGTATTACAAGTGGAAATCGTACGACAAAGCAGAAAAACAAGTGCTTGCCTTTATGAAAGAAGGTACACCATACCAATATTGGATGGCACGTGCGGTGGTGGTATTGTCGGATGCTTATGTTGCCAAAGGTGATAAATTCTCGGCACGTCAGTATCTCGAAAGCCTTCAGGCAAATTATAAAGGCAGCGAAGCCGATATAAAAACAATGATAGACGAACGCTTGTCAGCTTTAAAATAA